From a region of the Teredinibacter turnerae genome:
- a CDS encoding error-prone DNA polymerase yields MAYAHLFTFSNFTFLRGASHPAEMVEQAHRLGYDAIALTDECSLAGIVKAHVRAEECGIKLIVGSYFKLSNNCELIALAPDRAAYAELSGFITLARRRADKGEYTAHMDDLRFRLQTCLIIWLPTANTATEDNARIFSAAFKQRLWLGVSHQLTGGEQHLFQQWQNLAATYQLPMVASHLALMHNAERKPLQDVLTAIDHNTSVRQLGTRLQSNGENYLKAIDEVFYLYPPGLIKQTLLIAERCNFSLNELKYQYPQELVPKGFSPIAHLRALVDNGKARRWPDGVPAQAEAILTKELALIEELHYEYYFLTVHDIVAFARQQNILCQGRGSAANSVVCYCLFITEIAPGQINVLFERFISKERDEPPDIDVDFEHQRREDVIQYIYTKYSRQRAALAATVISYRSRSAIRDVGKALGLDPALIDHLAKSLAWWDRTGDLVKRIEAAGVQTERQLVQQFFALVQQIIGFPRHLSQHVGGFVITQDKVSDLVPVENASMPDRTVIQWDKEDLEAMGLLKVDVLALGMLTALRKTLAMVNRYEPAIASLADIPPEDPHTYDMLCAADTVGVFQIESRAQMSMLPRLRPRTFYDLVIEIAIVRPGPIQGDMVHPYLRRRDGLEPVSYQSPDIADVLKPTLGVPIFQEQAIRLAMVAAGFSGGEADRLRRAMASWGKNGNLLQFEETFIQGMLNNGYELDFAHRLFEQIKGFGGYGFPESHSASFAILCYASSWLKCHHPAAFYCALLNSQPMGFYSPSQLIQDARRHGIPVLPVDVNHSEAESALEPANSYRTPWAIRLGFTRIKGLDSEAAQRIADNRAQQPYRDIQQLARRSGLSRADLQKLAAADALHSLAGNRHLAHWQAASVEAQAGLFDDEPPPDDALLTTPPSLEKDLTSDYNTTGLSLRVHPMAILRQEYPFSRCKQQRQLSGLSHGRFVQVAGLVTGRQRPGTAKGTLFLTLEDETGNINVVVWKSTQERYRKALLTSKLLIVKGHLERSTPTAATDATPVIHVVAGQLLDYSDRLESLALRSRDFH; encoded by the coding sequence ATGGCATACGCACACCTTTTCACATTCAGCAATTTCACGTTTCTGCGCGGCGCCTCGCACCCGGCCGAAATGGTTGAGCAGGCGCACCGCCTGGGCTACGACGCCATTGCACTCACCGACGAATGCTCTCTCGCGGGCATCGTTAAAGCCCATGTTAGGGCTGAAGAATGTGGTATTAAACTTATTGTTGGCAGCTATTTTAAGCTGTCCAACAACTGCGAACTCATTGCTCTGGCGCCTGATCGGGCGGCGTATGCGGAGCTTTCCGGTTTTATTACTCTCGCCCGCCGCCGTGCCGACAAGGGCGAGTACACCGCCCATATGGATGACCTGCGTTTTCGCCTGCAAACCTGTTTGATTATATGGCTGCCAACCGCCAATACCGCCACTGAAGATAACGCCCGTATTTTCTCAGCAGCCTTTAAACAACGCCTCTGGCTTGGCGTTAGTCACCAGCTGACTGGCGGAGAGCAGCACCTGTTTCAACAATGGCAAAACCTCGCTGCAACCTACCAGCTTCCCATGGTCGCAAGCCATCTGGCGCTAATGCACAACGCAGAGCGCAAACCCCTGCAGGATGTACTCACCGCCATCGATCACAATACCTCGGTACGTCAGCTCGGCACCCGCTTGCAAAGTAATGGCGAGAATTACCTGAAGGCCATTGATGAAGTGTTTTATCTCTATCCTCCAGGGCTAATAAAGCAAACCCTGCTCATAGCCGAACGCTGCAACTTCTCGCTGAATGAACTCAAATACCAGTACCCGCAAGAACTGGTACCCAAAGGCTTCAGTCCAATCGCGCATTTACGCGCACTCGTCGATAACGGCAAAGCCAGGCGCTGGCCAGATGGCGTGCCCGCTCAGGCAGAAGCCATTCTGACCAAAGAGCTGGCGCTGATCGAAGAGCTCCACTACGAATATTATTTTTTAACGGTCCACGACATTGTCGCTTTCGCCAGACAGCAGAATATTTTGTGCCAGGGGCGCGGCTCTGCCGCTAATTCCGTGGTGTGCTACTGCCTGTTTATTACCGAAATCGCGCCGGGACAGATCAATGTGTTATTCGAACGTTTTATTTCCAAAGAGCGCGATGAGCCACCCGATATTGATGTGGACTTTGAGCACCAGCGGCGCGAAGACGTTATTCAATATATCTACACCAAGTATTCCCGTCAGCGCGCGGCCCTGGCTGCGACGGTTATCAGCTATCGCTCGCGCAGTGCTATTCGCGATGTCGGCAAAGCCCTTGGGTTAGACCCGGCACTGATCGACCACCTGGCAAAATCTCTCGCCTGGTGGGACAGAACGGGCGATCTGGTAAAACGTATTGAGGCCGCCGGGGTACAAACAGAACGTCAGCTGGTGCAGCAGTTTTTCGCTCTGGTACAGCAGATCATTGGCTTTCCCCGCCATTTATCGCAACATGTGGGCGGCTTTGTAATCACCCAGGATAAAGTCAGTGACCTGGTGCCCGTTGAAAACGCCAGCATGCCAGATCGCACCGTTATTCAGTGGGATAAGGAAGACCTGGAAGCGATGGGACTGTTAAAAGTGGACGTATTGGCTCTGGGTATGCTCACAGCCCTGCGCAAAACACTGGCGATGGTGAACCGCTACGAACCGGCCATTGCCAGCCTGGCAGATATCCCCCCGGAAGACCCGCACACTTACGATATGCTCTGTGCCGCCGATACCGTAGGCGTATTTCAGATTGAGTCCCGCGCCCAAATGTCGATGCTGCCCCGCCTGCGGCCACGCACGTTTTACGATCTGGTGATCGAAATCGCTATTGTGCGCCCCGGCCCCATTCAGGGGGACATGGTGCACCCCTACCTGCGCCGCCGCGACGGCCTCGAACCTGTTAGCTACCAGAGCCCAGATATTGCAGATGTACTCAAGCCCACCCTGGGCGTTCCTATTTTTCAGGAGCAGGCGATCCGCCTGGCGATGGTTGCCGCCGGCTTCAGTGGCGGCGAGGCCGATCGCTTGCGGCGCGCCATGGCCAGCTGGGGTAAAAACGGCAACCTTCTGCAGTTTGAGGAAACCTTTATTCAAGGCATGCTGAATAACGGGTACGAACTGGATTTTGCCCATCGCCTGTTTGAGCAAATCAAAGGGTTTGGCGGCTACGGTTTTCCCGAATCCCACTCTGCCAGCTTTGCCATTCTCTGTTACGCCTCGTCTTGGCTGAAATGCCACCACCCGGCCGCGTTTTACTGTGCCCTGCTCAACAGCCAGCCAATGGGCTTCTATTCGCCGTCGCAATTAATACAGGACGCCCGTCGTCACGGTATTCCAGTACTCCCGGTGGATGTGAACCACAGCGAAGCAGAATCTGCCCTGGAACCCGCAAACAGCTACCGAACGCCCTGGGCCATACGCCTGGGTTTCACGCGAATTAAAGGGCTGGATAGCGAAGCCGCGCAGCGCATTGCGGATAATCGCGCCCAGCAGCCCTACCGGGATATTCAGCAACTTGCCCGGCGCAGTGGACTCAGCCGCGCCGATTTGCAAAAACTCGCCGCCGCCGACGCGCTTCACTCGCTTGCAGGCAACCGCCATTTGGCCCATTGGCAGGCCGCCTCGGTGGAAGCCCAGGCAGGCTTGTTCGACGATGAACCGCCGCCAGATGACGCCCTGCTAACCACGCCACCGAGCCTGGAAAAAGACCTCACCAGCGATTACAACACCACGGGATTGTCGTTGCGGGTGCACCCCATGGCCATTTTGCGCCAGGAATACCCCTTTAGCCGCTGCAAACAACAGCGCCAGCTCTCTGGTTTATCGCACGGGCGCTTTGTCCAGGTGGCTGGCCTGGTAACCGGGCGTCAACGGCCGGGTACTGCCAAAGGCACCTTGTTTCTCACCCTGGAAGATGAAACCGGCAATATCAATGTAGTGGTATGGAAAAGTACACAGGAACGCTACCGCAAAGCGTTGCTCACCAGCAAATTGCTCATCGTGAAGGGCCACCTCGAGCGCAGCACACCCACAGCTGCCACTGACGCGACGCCCGTGATTCACGTCGTCGCGGGCCAGTTGCTGGATTATTCTGACCGCCTGGAATCGCTGGCCCTGAGATCTCGCGACTTCCACTAG
- a CDS encoding CZB domain-containing protein: MFHEIKYPFLLSTPNIVDEFTQHAQNMATTISVSAERAFIQTVKLDHLVWKTEVYKCIWGKSDAPLESFADHTQCRLGKWYYEGDGGKFYRNFGSFKTLETPHKRVHQAGISALRQAEAKEIESAFLSLEEMEKASDEVLDRLSKIEADITTYHHEEKSNLFTPNEAELF; this comes from the coding sequence ATGTTTCACGAGATAAAATACCCATTTTTACTCAGTACCCCAAATATCGTTGATGAATTCACTCAACACGCGCAAAACATGGCGACCACCATCTCTGTTTCTGCTGAACGCGCATTTATTCAAACCGTCAAACTCGATCACCTGGTGTGGAAAACAGAGGTGTATAAATGCATTTGGGGGAAGTCGGACGCACCGCTGGAGTCATTTGCAGATCACACGCAATGTCGTTTGGGCAAGTGGTACTACGAAGGCGATGGCGGAAAGTTCTATCGCAATTTTGGCTCCTTTAAAACGCTGGAAACGCCTCACAAACGCGTTCATCAAGCGGGTATCAGCGCGCTGCGCCAAGCAGAAGCCAAAGAGATTGAAAGTGCGTTTCTATCGCTGGAAGAGATGGAGAAGGCCAGTGACGAAGTGCTTGATCGACTGTCAAAAATTGAAGCCGATATCACCACCTACCACCATGAAGAGAAGAGTAATTTATTTACACCAAACGAAGCAGAGCTTTTTTAG
- a CDS encoding phosphatase PAP2 family protein has translation MRLLQNIHQFDLVTFDWCLRRKRRDLAVRLSRYISFTADGPMYVVIGVLFMLQQDWHMAKLLAMAFLIERSLYFIFKSLFRRNRPAAAIPGFESAIVPSDQFSFPSGHTSAAFLMACAMSFAFPWMVWFVYPWAASVGAARVMLGVHFPTDVMAGALLGHTICLVLIDLI, from the coding sequence ATGCGTTTGCTGCAAAATATACATCAATTCGATCTAGTTACGTTTGACTGGTGCTTACGCCGCAAGCGACGCGATCTGGCTGTGCGTTTGAGCCGGTACATATCCTTTACCGCCGATGGCCCAATGTATGTGGTGATTGGCGTTCTGTTTATGCTTCAGCAAGATTGGCATATGGCAAAACTGCTTGCTATGGCATTTTTGATTGAGCGCAGTTTGTACTTCATATTCAAGTCTCTCTTCCGCCGCAACCGTCCTGCTGCGGCGATACCCGGGTTTGAAAGCGCTATTGTTCCGTCGGATCAATTCAGTTTTCCCTCCGGACACACTTCTGCGGCGTTTCTCATGGCTTGCGCAATGTCGTTTGCGTTTCCCTGGATGGTGTGGTTCGTTTACCCTTGGGCTGCCAGTGTTGGCGCTGCGCGCGTGATGTTGGGAGTGCATTTCCCCACCGATGTTATGGCCGGCGCACTTTTAGGCCACACTATCTGCCTGGTGCTGATAGATCTTATTTGA
- a CDS encoding Y-family DNA polymerase — protein MALSSKSLWLAVRLPYLPLEVFGFKHQTDHALITQKQRVLCASKPAVADGIRAGMPAATAQLLGQHQQVERDFALETAALNALANRLYMFTPHLTPLHPAAHLQAGILAEISRSLLLFKGLTTLVEQLKENLADTGYELALGFGHTDLCAWLLSWSPTAQPIRHYTQSQFIEQLDAMPVRHLGECHCAQLPYIQLQNRIDDLEKSGFNTIADLTRQIGKQNTSSLRRRWGGEFCDLLSHVLGIEHNLRQTRLFATPLPQYQPEQFFYDSIQFDYPLQTAEQLLQPMEYLLNNLQRYLNSQQLQCQKIEWLLFDICHNKQTFNVHSSHAQNNAALLLELSRIQLETQTLSFEVDTVELICRDTFKHTPNTDPLGFTQHESNAREMAHDFAIVTAKLKARLGDRALFKVAYKDTHIPELSSAKAPLEQQTSTPHLPHAPRPSWLFDKPQPIQEKQQRLHWRGTITLLQGPERIEGNWWQQQTARDYFIAAREDGLRLWIFYDLHRRQWLVQGIFS, from the coding sequence ATGGCCCTATCGTCAAAAAGTCTATGGTTGGCGGTTCGCCTTCCCTACCTGCCTCTGGAAGTGTTTGGCTTTAAACACCAGACTGACCACGCGCTGATAACGCAAAAACAGCGGGTTCTGTGTGCGTCAAAACCGGCAGTTGCCGATGGTATCCGTGCTGGTATGCCCGCAGCCACTGCACAACTGCTCGGTCAACATCAGCAGGTTGAGCGCGACTTCGCACTGGAAACAGCCGCGCTTAACGCCCTTGCTAATCGCCTGTATATGTTTACTCCGCACCTGACACCGCTGCATCCGGCGGCCCACTTACAAGCCGGTATTTTGGCAGAGATATCCCGCAGCCTGCTGCTGTTTAAAGGCCTGACAACACTGGTCGAGCAATTGAAGGAGAATCTCGCTGACACAGGGTACGAATTAGCGCTCGGTTTCGGTCACACCGACTTATGCGCCTGGCTACTGAGCTGGTCGCCAACAGCACAACCCATCCGGCACTACACCCAGTCGCAATTTATTGAGCAACTGGACGCTATGCCGGTGCGTCATCTAGGTGAGTGCCACTGTGCGCAACTGCCTTACATACAACTGCAAAATCGAATCGATGATCTGGAAAAATCCGGATTTAATACGATAGCGGATTTAACCCGGCAAATTGGCAAGCAAAACACATCCAGCCTCCGCCGCCGTTGGGGTGGCGAATTCTGCGACCTTCTTAGCCATGTGCTGGGCATTGAGCACAACCTCCGGCAAACACGCCTGTTCGCGACACCCTTGCCCCAATACCAGCCGGAGCAGTTTTTTTACGACAGCATTCAGTTCGACTATCCATTACAAACGGCTGAACAATTACTGCAACCCATGGAATATTTGCTGAACAACTTGCAGCGCTATCTCAACAGCCAACAGTTGCAGTGCCAGAAAATTGAGTGGCTATTGTTCGATATTTGTCACAACAAACAAACATTCAATGTACACAGCAGCCACGCCCAGAACAACGCAGCGCTCCTGCTTGAGTTAAGCCGCATTCAATTGGAAACCCAGACACTGAGTTTTGAGGTGGATACCGTAGAGCTGATCTGCCGTGACACCTTCAAACATACACCGAACACAGACCCGCTGGGGTTTACTCAACACGAGAGCAACGCCCGGGAAATGGCTCACGATTTTGCCATTGTGACCGCAAAGTTAAAGGCCCGCCTGGGAGACCGGGCGCTGTTTAAAGTCGCGTACAAAGATACGCATATTCCAGAACTGAGCAGTGCGAAAGCACCTTTGGAGCAGCAAACATCCACCCCCCATTTACCACACGCTCCACGCCCCAGCTGGCTGTTTGATAAACCTCAGCCAATTCAGGAAAAACAGCAGCGCCTGCACTGGCGAGGAACCATCACATTGCTGCAGGGGCCAGAACGTATCGAGGGCAACTGGTGGCAGCAGCAAACAGCACGGGATTATTTTATTGCCGCCAGAGAAGACGGCCTGCGATTGTGGATTTTTTACGACTTACACCGCCGACAGTGGTTGGTGCAGGGTATTTTTTCCTGA
- a CDS encoding DsbA family oxidoreductase, protein MSRIQIDHYSDVLCIWAYASQVRVDELIADFGDRVSVRFHFFPVFGDVPGKMAKSWDHRGGLRAYGKHVLSVAEKFEHIRVNENVWLENTPQSSMPAHVFLAAAQLLEEAGQVAAGAMQRYMCALRRAFFVDIRDISRREALIAVAEAENLPVAALLAAVDDGRAHALSSRNHQQAIEQGINSSPTLIFNEGRQKLSGNVGYRIIEANIRELLENPAGQLSWC, encoded by the coding sequence ATGTCACGAATTCAAATAGACCATTATTCCGATGTGCTGTGCATTTGGGCATATGCTTCTCAGGTACGCGTTGATGAGTTGATAGCGGATTTTGGTGACCGTGTTAGTGTGCGCTTTCATTTTTTCCCTGTATTTGGTGATGTGCCGGGCAAAATGGCGAAAAGCTGGGATCACCGCGGTGGTTTAAGGGCGTATGGCAAGCATGTACTGTCGGTGGCCGAAAAATTCGAGCACATACGCGTGAACGAAAATGTATGGCTTGAAAACACGCCGCAGTCTTCGATGCCCGCGCATGTCTTTCTCGCGGCTGCGCAATTGTTGGAAGAGGCCGGTCAGGTTGCCGCGGGAGCAATGCAGCGTTATATGTGTGCTCTGCGCCGAGCATTTTTTGTGGATATCCGGGATATTTCGCGTCGCGAGGCGTTAATTGCGGTAGCGGAAGCGGAAAATTTACCCGTGGCGGCATTACTGGCTGCAGTCGACGATGGCCGTGCTCATGCTCTTAGCAGTCGCAATCACCAGCAGGCGATAGAACAGGGTATAAACTCCAGCCCAACGCTGATATTTAACGAAGGGCGGCAAAAGCTCTCTGGTAACGTGGGTTATCGTATTATTGAAGCCAACATTCGAGAGCTGCTGGAGAACCCCGCCGGACAGTTATCCTGGTGTTAG
- a CDS encoding MJ1255/VC2487 family glycosyltransferase, with protein MKILFGVQGTGNGHISRARALNKYLKADGINVDYIFSGRERDKYFDMEEFGDWRCYRGLTFVHDSGNVKIFRTFQEASLRQLMRDIRTLDVEQYDLIITDFEPVTAWAARRAGKTCLGIGHQYAFKYDVPRRGDNFVGKKIMEYFAPVEESLGLHWHHFNQPILPPIVDIDHISDPVDEKKILVYLGFEETHDVIQLLEPFKDFTFVYYGPFDQYESLGHIKLKPLSRDGFKYDLATSAGVICNAGFELSSEALHMGKKLLVKPLLGQLEQLSNAEAMSRLNLAMTMDYLDGNIVSQWLHNFSGRHVAYPNVAKAIAQWIGNKGWEHPGSKADLVESLWQAVDANGLESFSTNPTPVPLAETA; from the coding sequence ATGAAAATTCTTTTTGGTGTCCAGGGAACTGGTAACGGCCATATAAGCCGTGCGCGCGCTCTGAACAAATACTTAAAGGCCGATGGTATAAACGTGGATTACATTTTTTCCGGCCGCGAGCGCGACAAGTATTTTGACATGGAAGAGTTTGGAGACTGGCGATGTTATCGCGGGCTCACCTTTGTTCATGATTCCGGCAATGTAAAAATATTCCGTACTTTTCAAGAAGCCAGCCTGCGCCAACTGATGCGGGATATTCGCACGCTGGACGTTGAGCAATACGATTTGATTATAACCGATTTCGAGCCAGTGACTGCCTGGGCGGCGCGGCGCGCAGGAAAAACCTGCCTCGGTATTGGCCATCAGTACGCGTTTAAATACGATGTGCCCCGCCGTGGCGATAACTTTGTCGGCAAGAAAATCATGGAGTATTTTGCTCCAGTGGAAGAAAGTTTAGGGCTGCACTGGCACCACTTTAACCAGCCGATACTGCCCCCGATTGTCGATATCGACCATATATCCGACCCGGTTGATGAAAAGAAAATTCTCGTTTATCTGGGGTTTGAAGAAACACACGACGTTATCCAGTTGCTTGAACCGTTCAAGGATTTCACGTTTGTTTATTACGGACCTTTCGATCAATATGAGAGCTTGGGCCATATTAAATTAAAGCCACTTTCGCGCGATGGTTTTAAATATGACCTCGCCACGTCTGCGGGTGTGATTTGCAATGCGGGGTTTGAATTGTCAAGTGAAGCCCTGCATATGGGCAAAAAATTGTTGGTGAAACCACTGCTGGGGCAGTTGGAGCAGCTATCTAACGCAGAGGCCATGAGCCGATTGAATCTGGCTATGACGATGGATTATCTCGATGGCAACATCGTTTCTCAGTGGCTGCACAATTTTTCCGGGCGCCATGTGGCTTACCCGAATGTGGCGAAGGCTATAGCGCAGTGGATTGGCAATAAAGGTTGGGAACATCCGGGGTCAAAAGCGGACTTGGTTGAGAGCTTGTGGCAAGCTGTAGACGCAAACGGCCTGGAGAGTTTCAGCACCAACCCTACGCCTGTTCCCCTTGCGGAAACCGCATGA
- the imuA gene encoding translesion DNA synthesis-associated protein ImuA — translation MSTDRTTPPPATLEQLLQRGDVWRGHSQYFISQDAIDTGYPQLNSALLNNGWPLSSLIEVCQPSAGHGDWLLTAPCAQYLLQRQPHGYIVLLNPPALPFSQGMLFSGIPLEQLVVVQITAKNDFIASFVELARASSCALLMAWQPKQALTYTELRKCQLATADGSGVYLLFRHNRQRQESSPASLRLTMSLNSQHLQVHILKQRGQLRPGSSAIDLPLPDYTQAYKPHRQLEDTPVSPNVANDQVFAPYQPRRNVLALRINRGRPLKVKRSAG, via the coding sequence ATGTCTACAGACCGCACAACCCCGCCGCCAGCGACATTGGAGCAACTGCTTCAACGCGGGGATGTGTGGCGGGGACATTCGCAATACTTTATTTCGCAAGATGCTATCGATACGGGCTACCCGCAGCTTAATAGCGCGTTACTCAACAACGGCTGGCCCCTGTCCAGCCTTATTGAAGTATGCCAGCCCTCTGCCGGGCACGGCGACTGGCTGCTTACAGCCCCTTGCGCCCAGTACCTATTACAGAGGCAGCCCCACGGTTATATTGTGCTACTTAACCCACCTGCACTGCCCTTTTCTCAGGGCATGCTCTTCAGCGGTATCCCCCTGGAGCAGTTAGTGGTGGTACAAATTACGGCAAAAAATGATTTTATTGCCAGTTTCGTAGAACTGGCGCGCGCCTCTAGTTGTGCGCTGCTTATGGCCTGGCAACCCAAGCAGGCGTTAACTTACACCGAATTGCGCAAATGTCAGCTGGCAACGGCCGATGGCTCAGGCGTTTACCTGCTTTTTCGTCACAACCGGCAACGTCAGGAAAGTTCGCCCGCCTCATTACGCCTAACGATGAGCCTGAACTCACAGCATTTACAAGTGCATATCCTCAAGCAGCGGGGCCAGCTAAGGCCAGGTTCTTCAGCCATCGATTTGCCGCTGCCGGACTATACACAAGCTTACAAACCACACCGCCAGCTGGAAGACACGCCCGTTTCTCCCAATGTGGCCAACGATCAGGTATTTGCGCCTTATCAACCCCGTCGCAATGTACTGGCATTGCGTATTAATCGCGGGCGACCGCTCAAAGTTAAGCGCAGCGCGGGCTAG
- a CDS encoding ROK family protein, with the protein MTKLLGGVEAGGTKFVCAVGTGPSDIHETRFATTSPGETLQRVLAFFSPYKSELVALGIGAFGPLDLRQESPTYGFITSTPKPGWQNTDIAGVLARELQVPVALDTDVNAAALAEGRWGAARGLSDYLYITVGTGVGGGIVSGGRLVHGLVHPELGHCLLPKHRDDTFVGSCPYHGDRCFEGLASGPALAARWGGDPAALPADHQAWDIQAFYMGVAIANCVCTLSPERVILGGGVMAQPQMLGKVQTATAGYLNGYVRHPAIEENIESYIVLPELGNQAGVAGALALARQKTEEG; encoded by the coding sequence ATGACAAAACTCCTCGGAGGGGTGGAAGCGGGCGGTACTAAGTTCGTCTGCGCCGTAGGTACTGGGCCGTCCGATATACACGAGACCCGATTCGCAACAACCAGCCCTGGCGAGACGTTGCAACGCGTGTTGGCATTTTTTTCGCCTTATAAGTCAGAGTTGGTAGCGCTGGGAATAGGTGCCTTCGGCCCGCTGGATCTACGTCAGGAGTCGCCAACTTACGGTTTTATTACATCTACTCCCAAGCCTGGATGGCAAAATACGGATATTGCCGGTGTTCTTGCCCGTGAACTCCAGGTGCCTGTGGCGCTGGATACCGATGTAAACGCTGCAGCGTTGGCAGAAGGGCGCTGGGGTGCTGCCAGAGGTTTGAGTGATTATTTGTATATCACGGTTGGCACTGGAGTTGGCGGAGGTATAGTGAGTGGTGGCCGCTTGGTGCATGGGCTGGTACATCCTGAATTGGGGCACTGTCTGTTGCCAAAGCATCGCGATGATACTTTTGTGGGCAGTTGTCCGTACCATGGTGACCGCTGCTTTGAAGGTTTGGCCAGCGGGCCTGCGCTCGCCGCCCGCTGGGGGGGTGACCCTGCAGCATTGCCTGCCGATCACCAAGCCTGGGATATACAAGCGTTTTACATGGGGGTTGCGATAGCGAACTGTGTGTGCACCTTGTCACCTGAGCGCGTTATTTTGGGGGGTGGTGTAATGGCGCAGCCACAGATGTTGGGCAAAGTTCAAACGGCGACGGCTGGCTATTTAAACGGTTATGTGCGGCACCCGGCGATCGAAGAAAATATTGAAAGCTATATTGTATTGCCGGAATTGGGCAATCAGGCTGGCGTGGCAGGTGCGCTCGCGCTTGCCCGGCAAAAAACTGAGGAAGGGTGA
- the glk gene encoding glucokinase encodes MFPSIVADIGGTNARFALVTGTENGQFVIENIQILNGAEYEGFADALRAYMDSLGSLKPFSACVAIAGPIAGDSVQMTNLSWSFTQSGIRKAFGFEKFAVINDFGALAVATSALNPTDLVSVKGGSRNPEGNKAIMGPGTGLGVAGLAYTGSNWLPIPSEGGHVNIAPASALECEVIKAAIATHGHVSAETFISGPGLVNLYRALCEVNGVSPRELQPKDITADAMSAADQTCVYTLNLFCSFLGTVAGNLALTYGASGGVYLAGGILPRMLDFLKDSDFKSRFSNKGVMSHYVDDIPVDIIAHPQTAFLGAATWLAQL; translated from the coding sequence AGATCCTCAATGGTGCTGAATACGAAGGCTTTGCTGACGCACTGCGGGCATACATGGATTCGCTCGGTTCACTCAAGCCCTTTTCTGCCTGTGTTGCCATCGCGGGCCCCATTGCTGGGGATAGCGTACAAATGACCAACCTGAGCTGGTCGTTTACCCAATCTGGCATCCGCAAAGCGTTCGGCTTCGAAAAATTTGCCGTGATTAACGATTTCGGTGCGCTTGCGGTGGCGACCAGTGCACTTAACCCCACCGATCTCGTTTCTGTTAAAGGCGGCTCAAGGAACCCGGAAGGCAACAAGGCTATTATGGGCCCAGGCACTGGACTCGGTGTGGCGGGGCTGGCGTATACCGGTTCTAACTGGCTGCCAATCCCCAGCGAAGGGGGGCATGTGAATATTGCACCTGCATCCGCGCTGGAATGCGAGGTTATTAAAGCGGCTATCGCCACCCATGGCCACGTGTCTGCAGAAACGTTTATTTCGGGCCCAGGGCTGGTGAATTTATATCGCGCCCTGTGCGAGGTTAACGGTGTGTCTCCTCGCGAGCTGCAACCGAAAGATATCACTGCGGATGCCATGTCAGCTGCGGATCAAACCTGCGTGTATACCCTTAACCTGTTCTGTAGTTTTTTGGGCACAGTGGCGGGCAATCTGGCATTAACGTATGGCGCCAGTGGTGGCGTTTATCTGGCGGGCGGCATTTTGCCGCGGATGCTGGATTTTCTGAAAGACAGCGATTTTAAATCGCGCTTCTCCAACAAAGGGGTAATGTCTCACTACGTGGATGATATTCCCGTGGATATTATTGCCCATCCACAAACCGCATTTTTGGGTGCCGCGACCTGGCTCGCACAGCTGTAG